The Garra rufa chromosome 18, GarRuf1.0, whole genome shotgun sequence genome window below encodes:
- the rnd1a gene encoding rho family GTPase 1a, whose translation MKERRISQPLVMRCKLVLVGDVQCGKTAMLQVLAKDCYPETYVPTVFENYTAGLELEEQRVELSLWDTSGSPYYDNVRPLCYSDADAVLLCFDISRPETVESSLKKWKAEIMDFCPSTRIILVGCKTDLRTDVCTLMELSNQRLTPISHEQGTLLAKQVGAEVYLECSAFTSEKSIHSVFRSAAQTCLNKLQPPIKQSPTRRLSKRLLHLPSKAELLSSSFSKERTKSCSIM comes from the exons ATGAAGGAGAGAAGAATCAGCCAGCCGTTGGTAATGCGTTGTAAACTGGTTTTAGTAGGAGACGTGCAGTGCGGGAAAACCGCAATGTTGCAAGTCCTGGCCAAAGACTGTTATCCTGAG ACGTACGTCCCAACAGTGTTTGAAAACTACACAGCTGGACTGGAATTAGAGGAGCAGCGTGTGGAGCTCAGTTTGTGGGACACGTCAG GTTCACCGTATTATGATAATGTCAGGCCTCTCTGCTACAGTGATGCAGATGCTGTTCTGCTCTGCTTTGATATAAGTCGCCCTGAGACCGTCGAAAGCTCTCTGAAAAAG TGGAAAGCCGAAATCATGGATTTCTGCCCCAGTACTCGAATAATTCTAGTCGGCTGCAAGACGGACCTGCGAACGGATGTTTGCACACTGATGGAGCTGTCCAATCAGAGACTGACGCCCATCTCCCATGAGCAG GGCACCTTGTTGGCAAAACAGGTAGGAGCAGAAGTGTATCTGGAGTGCTCTGCGTTCACATCGGAGAAGAGCATCCACAGCGTGTTCCGCTCAGCAGCACAGACATGCCTCAACAAACTGCAGCCCCCAATAAAGCAAAGCCCAACTCGCCGGCTGTCCAAACGCCTCCTTCACCTGCCCAGCAAAGCAGAGCTCCTGTCCTCCTCCTTTAGCAAGGAGCGAACCAAGAGCTGTTCTATCATGTGA